GTTCCTTATCCCGCTCGGCCAGGTGAATATTTGCTTCTGCTGTCTTGGCAATTGCCGTATCATAAGGCCCTTTAGGCGACATCAGTTTTACAAATACCGGCAAGCATTCAAACAAAATAAACAGGTAACCTATAAATGAGATGGCGAGGTAGGTATCCAGATCGCGGGTGCCGTTATCATTATAGGTTAGCTGGCCTAATGCCCAGTTACGATCAGAGAAACCGGCTATATTAGCCAGGCTATCCAGCTGGTGCTCGGTGAAAAGGCGGGTGCTGTTCAGGCCTTCATAATCTTTTCGGGCGCTGAGGTATTGATCCATCTGCCCTAAATCGCCGGTTACTGTTTTAAGGCGGGCTTCCTTTTCTTCTAATATGGCCTGTTTTTGTTTGGCATACGTACCATAACCTGTAATACCGGATGTTTGGTTGGTTTTATCGCCAAAAACCTCCTGGTTTAATTCATAGCGCGACCTGTTGATATCCCGCTCCAGCGAATCTTTTTCTTTTTTCAGATCGCCATTTTTACCCAGCTCCATGGCATATTTTTGCATGTAAGTTTTTTCGAGGGTATCGATCTTGCTGTGCTGGCCTTTAAGATAGGCCGTTTTTAATTTCTGGCGGATTTCTTTATCAAAGATCTTAAGTTCCAGGGGGCGCGATATCACTATACCTATCATAATAGCCAGCAAAACACGTGGCGAAGCCTGTAAAATTTGCTGCCCGGTGGTGCCCTCTTTATTAATGCTGGATACGATGTACCTGTCCATATTAAAAATGGCAGTGCCCCACAGCAGGCCGAACAATATGGCAAAGCCTACAGCAAAAGCATCACCGTTAAAAACAAAGTACATGGCGTAACCGCCCGAAAGCGCGGCAAACAGAGCGGTAAAAAATATAGTGGCCCCTATGCCTACATACTTATTATGCTCGATAGGGTATTTTTTTAAGGTATCGATATGTGCACCAGAACAAAACCAGAAAAAGCGTGTAACTTTTTTCATTAAGTAATTATTATGTCAATATTGTATGAAACGCTCATACACATTGATTGTTACAAATAACAAGCCTAAATTTTTGATCCGGAAAAAAACTACCTTTGGATTATAATTATAAAAAATAACATGAACGAGATAACCGTACAGGAACTGAAAGAGAAGATCGACAACAAGGAAGATTTTCAACTGATTGACGTAAGGGAAGATTTTGAATATGAAACCTCTAACATCGGCGGTGTGCTGATCCCGCTGGGTGGCGTACTGATCGAATCGGACAAGATATCGAAAGATAAACCGGTAGTGGTAATGTGCCGCAGCGGCAAACGCAGCGCAGCAGCCATTATGCAATTGGAGCAGCAAGGTTTTACCAACCTGACCAACCTGCGCGGCGGCATCCTTGCATGGCAGGCCGAAATTGATCCCGAAATAAGCGTATACTAAAATGGGCTTTAAGTTAGTGCTTAATGTGCTGTACACCATGGGTGTGGCACTGTGCTTTATTGTTGCCTATAAAATGGCTACCGAAAAAAACTACCTGATTATGGCAGGTGCTATGGTTGTTGGTACGGTAGTTATATTTTTAAAGCTGAGGCTTTTAAAAGAGGTTAAAGAAGCGCAGCAGCCTCCGCAGAAACAGAATAAAGGCAAAGGAGTGAAGTAATTAAACCTTGCCCGGGCAGACTTACGAAGTTTTTAAAACTTCGTAAGTCTTGACATACCCTAACAAAACTAACTTTTCCCTGGCGCAAGTTTTGTGCGTCGGCAACAAGCTTCGGCTAACTTGTGCCCGCCCGCGTTGCCAGATACCTCGCTTGCATAAATGTTGCAATCACCTCTTAAAATCATTCTTTCGCTTCTTACTTGCAACATCCAAAAAAAGCTTAACTTCATTATATGTTTATAGCAGTATTAGGAGTAATTGTGCTCATTGTGGGCATCGTGCTCAAACAATCGCCCCCACCCGCAGGGCGTTTTAGCGGCGTAGTA
The sequence above is a segment of the Mucilaginibacter celer genome. Coding sequences within it:
- a CDS encoding rhodanese-like domain-containing protein; translation: MNEITVQELKEKIDNKEDFQLIDVREDFEYETSNIGGVLIPLGGVLIESDKISKDKPVVVMCRSGKRSAAAIMQLEQQGFTNLTNLRGGILAWQAEIDPEISVY
- a CDS encoding DUF6358 family protein; amino-acid sequence: MGFKLVLNVLYTMGVALCFIVAYKMATEKNYLIMAGAMVVGTVVIFLKLRLLKEVKEAQQPPQKQNKGKGVK
- a CDS encoding DUF4407 domain-containing protein encodes the protein MKKVTRFFWFCSGAHIDTLKKYPIEHNKYVGIGATIFFTALFAALSGGYAMYFVFNGDAFAVGFAILFGLLWGTAIFNMDRYIVSSINKEGTTGQQILQASPRVLLAIMIGIVISRPLELKIFDKEIRQKLKTAYLKGQHSKIDTLEKTYMQKYAMELGKNGDLKKEKDSLERDINRSRYELNQEVFGDKTNQTSGITGYGTYAKQKQAILEEKEARLKTVTGDLGQMDQYLSARKDYEGLNSTRLFTEHQLDSLANIAGFSDRNWALGQLTYNDNGTRDLDTYLAISFIGYLFILFECLPVFVKLMSPKGPYDTAIAKTAEANIHLAERDKERDIAVTDNIYDHNLDTDIQRRKKIISSQSDYDFERHSYE